The following DNA comes from Erigeron canadensis isolate Cc75 chromosome 3, C_canadensis_v1, whole genome shotgun sequence.
ACGAAGCCAAGGTGTAACAAAGCCTTTTTTATACAACTTTTTGTCCAGTATCTTATACTGTGGGGCTTTGACCCTTATCTTGCGGGCTTCATCTTTGTCTGCTGGGAGTATCCTACTTACTAAGTACTCGTAGATGGGAGTCATCCATGTGGTGCTTTCTTCTTTTACGAGATCCAACACTTGTCTTTCTCCAATTGACCTTTCTTTCAGAACTTCTAGCAACACCTGTTTCCCCAAGTGTCCAAACATGAGAGAGGCTAGCTTGCTCAGGGCGTCTGCCTTTTTATTCTGATTTCTTCTTATATGCTCAATTCCGAAGTGACTAAAATACTCTATTAACTCTTGTACCTTTTGTAGGTACAACTTCGTGGTACCCTGTTTTGCTTCATATGTCCCTTTCACTTGGCACGCCACTAGTTGAGAGTCAACGTACACTAGGATGTTCCGTATCTTCATATCCTTTGCGATACGGAGCCCTGCTAGCAGTGCCTCGTATTCAGCTTCGTTATTGGTCACCTCGAACTCAAACCTTAGTGCGTAGGTGAATTCTTTTTCTTCTGGGCTGATTAGCATGAGTCCGGCCCCACAGCCGTCGGAGCTGGCTGCTCCTTCGGTATATAGTTTCCACGCGCCATTTTCGACATTCCCGACTACTTCTAACGACACGGAGTGTGTCATGGAGCTTTTGCCTTCGTGCACTTCATTAAAGAAATTTGCCAATACCTGCCCTTTAATTGCGTGTTGTGCCCTGAACTCTATGTCATGTTCTCCTAGCTCTATAGCCCATTTGGCTACTCTCCCTGATTTTTCGGGTTTCAGCAATATCTGTTTTATGGGTTTATGGGACAACACGACAATGGGATGGGCCTGGAAGTACCTTTGTAGCCTTCGTGCCGCATGAACTAACGCGAGGGCCAGTTTTTCCAGTTCTGGGTAACTGGCTTCAGCTCCCTGTAAAACCCTGCTCACAAAATAAATTGGTTTCTGCTGCCTTTCCCATTCAGCTACTAACACAGCGCTAACACATTCCGCTGAGGCTGCTAGATATACGAAGAGTGTTTCTTTGGGTTCGGGGGCTATAGGTGTTGGCAGATTGCCAATATATTCTTTCATCTGTTCTAGGGCTCTTCCCGCTTCTTCTGTTCATCTGAAGTCTTTGTTTGTGACACATCCTTTCAATATTTTGAAGAAGGGTAATTATCTATCGGCTCCTCGAGAGAGAAAACGACTAAGGGCAGCGAGTTTCCCGTTCATCTGCTTCAACTTGTTTACCTTTGATGGGTTTGCGTGAATGCCTTTGTTGCTTACGTAATACCCCAGAAACTTCCTTCTTCTACTCCGAACGAACACTTTTTAGGGTTAAGTTTCATGTTGATCCTCAGAAGGTTTCTGAAGGTTTCGTGGATATATTCTATGAGGCTTTCCTCATCCCTTCTTTTAATGACCATGTCGTCGACATAAGCTTCCAGGTTTCTCCCTATCTGCGTCACGAAGGCCTTATCCACCTTTCTCTGATACGTAGCCCCTGCGTTCTTCAGACCGAAGCGCATTTTCCTATAACAGTAGGTCCCTTTGCTAGTGTAGAATGCAGtcttatcttcatcttcttcagccATCTGTGTTTGGTGGTAGCCTTTGTATGCGTCCAGGAAACAGTTTAACTTATATCATGCTACTGATTCTACTTTCCGATCTCGGATAGCAGGTAACAATCTTTTGGGCATGCTTTGTTTATGTTGGTGAAATCGACGCACATCCGCCACCCCCCGTCTCCCTTATTGACCATTACAGGGTTTGCATTCCAGATTGGGTACACCGATTCCCTTATTATTCCTGCTTTTAATAGTTCCTCCACTTCCTTCTTTGTAGCTTAATTCCTATCAGTGGAGAGGCTCCGCCTCATCTGTTGAGTTGGTTCTACATGCTTTCGCTCATTCAGGCGATGCTCCATTAGAGAGGACTTGCCTTCTAGTGTGATGACCCTCGGTACCCCGGTCATATCTGCGTACTCCCATGCAAATATATCCATATTTGATTGCAGTAATTTCTGGAGCTTCCGTTTGCATCCGTCCGAGAGTTGAGCGCCTATGGAAATGGTTTGATCCGGGAACTTCGGGTTAATTGTGATCTTGACGATGCTTTCTTCTTCTGAAGATTACTTCGAGTACCCGACTTCCTCTTCCATTCGTTTTACGTCATTGATTTGCTTCGTCTGCTCATAGGACGAGCGGATCGTGCCTATCCCATTCTTACATTAGAATTTGACAAGCTCGTGTATCACCGAGGGGACCATCTCCATCTTTTGGATAACAGTCCTTCCCAAGAGGATGTTGTAAGGCGAGGGAGATCGCACTATCGATAGGTCCAGTGTTTCGGTCCTTTCATATGCTCCATCTTTGATGGTAACATCCAAATCAAGTTCTCCCAATGGCCATGCGTGTTCCCCGAAAAAACCGACCAGGGGGCCGCGGGGATCCGTTCTTCGGGCTCTTAGGGCCTCCGGGAGCTTGAGAAAGCAATGTTCGAAGATTACGTCGCATTCGCTTCCACTATCCAGATAGTCCCTCTGTACTTCGATGTTTAATATCATGGCTTGAATGATAAGAGGGTCATTGGAAGGTTTATCTTTCTCTAGTGGAGGAAAATAAAAACCTTCCTTCGAGTTTGTGACTGGGCTTGAGTGACGAGTGGTCCCTTTGCTGATTGCCAAGGCTGACCTTCTACCGCTCAAGGATCTGCCCTTATTTTTCTTTACCATTTCTGGCGGGCGTACAAAAATCTTTACAGTTTTTTTTAGAGTGATCGGGTCCCACAGATGGCGCCAAATGATTGTACACCAAACTGAGATTTGGTTAAGAAAAagggatgatgggtgtttttggttgtttgttggcgattccccaaaGGTAGAGTTTTGATCTCTTCGCCAATCAATTGTGGTTTGATTGTTATCCGATTGAGATCGTGCTATTATGTTTTAAGTGTGCTCTGATCTATTTGAGTCTTTGTTAATGAGTAAGAAAGAATGAATGATGCCTTCGTGAGGTCTTATGaatctccttttataggagaatTTATCTTGAAGAGAAAGTTAAGCCTCCTTAGGGTTTTCCTAAATCCTAGGCCAGGAATATTATTTCCTTAATTATTGACTGCaagtgataagatcaaatccctGGACTGTAGGAAACAATTCTTATCTTTTTATCTTACAGCGGGAACCTTCGTGACGAATGACCCTTCGTATCGCAACTCCTTATGATAGGCCCTTCGTACTGACAGAGGGGTATGTCATCAGAATCTGCTGAGCGTTCCACTATTCTTGGTTCATATTCGTTCCGGTCAGGTGACGAGATAAGTGGATGTGGTCCGTGAAGGACATAGACGGATTTTCAGTATAGGGTGTTcggtcatgtgttgatgatttcttgcTCCCGTGTTGTACTTCTTATGCTAGTTGGGTGCCGAAAAATTAAACTGAATATTCATGCGTCACGGATTATTTAATTAGGATCGTCGGGGTAAATCTTATCATAAAGGGATTGACGACATTCCATCTATTCTCTGTTGTATTATGATATGTACCAATGAGGTAGAGTCCTCGTGCCATGTGTTtacttagagggtgtttgggaatgcattttgaagtgattatctgattattaggttcgtaaaacgcaaataatctaaaaaaatgtatgtgtgaaaaagtgattatctgctatgaaaacgcagttttgaagaagcatgtacctaccttctttttcaaaacgtagttttgaaaacgcataatctattttgaaaacgcaaaatctgttttgtaatcacaataacaaacacccccttaCTGCCCGGTTATGTTATACCTATCAAACACATTGGAGAGCAAACTCTTTAGTGCACTGTCAGGAATCAAATCGGTATGGGCGTATCCGCGTGGAGTGTTTGCCATTTATCCGTTgctgtttttaaaaaaataaaaaaattggtcCATTATTTCTAagtgacttttttttaaagacaaatAATATTTACTCTTACACTAATTACAacaaatctatactatattataaaaagaatagctttaatgttaaaagttacatagagaaaaatatttaaaatattcttaataataacaCTATCACTCtatcagtcatttatcttttaaaatctATCCagtaaccatttacatcaattattattatataatttatttacacTACTCGACCCCGCCTCTACCACCTTCAGTCGTTCCCTGCTACCACACTGTCGCCGCTACGAACACCACCGCATTGCACAGATACCATGCTAGTAATGctaaactattttaatgtcaagGATTGAACTTTGGTCAGTATCAAAAGAGGCAAAAGCTTCTACTACGTGGTTAGATATGGGCTCGCTTAAATTTCTCTCGCGAGTTGATTTGGCGTTCAAGGTGAACGAGCTGCGCATTgagtatacatatatttgtggTGTTCGGAAAAATTTATAcaggtaaaaaaaatgaaagggtTTGATGTTTATACAAACTTTCTTTAGAAAATTTGTGAAACAACGAAGACCGATGTTGTAGACATCAGCCTTGTCCAAATCATACCGGTTTTAAAATGTTGAAGTTATCTTTacgttggaataaacatgattcgtaTTTGATATAATggaaatatgataataataataataataaacccaCCTGACAAATATTTAGAACCTGTAAGATCATTCAGCCAGTGgattcgggttcccaaaacaaagTGATggattaataattaataatgggAGTGAGGAATTCGGCTATGATTAGAGCCGAAATTAGAGAAAGAAGCCACACAAATGTAATTAGTGATTAAGAGATTAAAATGGACTATATGAgtctctttttatttatggggagtgattaatcctcctaattcaTCAGCgtaaaaatcttcctaatttATTGGATGGTGACATGTGAAATTTAAGGGGGAGATTAGGATAGAGGTTGAGTGTAATCCATTTGTCACATTCATAAggttttagaaagatttttaggctaatgtttaggaagattaatcaattttctttataatacgAGAACTTATAATTTTAACCTTGGTGTTTTTGATGTGTGTTATTAATCCCTGGAGATCCAATCACCTAATGGAAAACTCTATTGTATGtgtttaagagtaaatacgtctaTCGTATATTTACTAGACGTACGGATTTCAGTTATCTTCAATTATGATATCATTAATGATAAATGATTAGTGACGGTAATCTTAACGTAGTTTTAACACTTTCTCAAAAGTACCGACAGGTTTTACCATTTGATTTTATTGTTAATTACTCGTTTAACTAATTTTGTATAAAAGTTAAGAAGTGTAGTATTTCTTGTAATGAGtggtgacttttttttttaactcccTTTCCAACAggatagtttttatttataaaatacgcgcttaaaaaatatattaagagaGATCACAAATGCCATAATGATGTTAAgtggaaaaaataaataaagttgcAATAGTGTGAAATTGTACTCGTAGTAATTATATTTAAAcacataaaagttttataaatatgtgtTCCAAAATGAGTGAATGACAGTGGCCCAGTGTCTCGGTACTCTGCATCACGGATGATTGATGATATTAAAATGGTACAGTAGATGATTAAAAGTCATGAATATACGAATTAAATAAGGGGGTGGGAGTGGTTTCCCCAACCCCAAACTTCCCCAAATTTTCACATCACCATCTTCCAATAAAAACCCTCCACCTCAAACTTTCCCAATTCACCCCAAATCACCCCAAAACTATGGCGCTACTCACCCCAACCCCAATttccaaatcatcatttttatttccatttatttttacttaacaaaatcacaaattattttaaaattaaaaaaatacccttttattatattaaaacaaagaaacattacataatacttaaaaaaaaaaaacattacataatactaaaaaacaataaacattaaataaatacttaaaaaaaaaaaagaaacataacataatactaaaaaaaaaactaatcatcgAGATACGCCAAATCTTGAGCCCATACGTGCTCCGTAAGATCATATCGAAGGCGATGGTGAACTTCTTCGTCAATCAACTCCGCATACACTTTCATCGAACACCGGTTGCACTGGCGGGTCCATTATATGGACCGGTGAGATTGCTCTCCCGTCCCTCttaatgatcatgttgtgtaagATAATACATGTATAAACATACTTTCCAATCTTGTCTTTCGTTAGAGGTCGAAGAGGTCGTTGAAGAATTTTCCATTTACCTTTAAGGACACCAAAAGCTCGCTCGACATCTTTTCTGGCCACCTCTTGcaatttcttgaatcttttttccttAAGGTCGGTTGGATACGGGTATGCTTTAACAAGTGTTGACCACTTGTTGTAGATCCCATCACTAAGATAGTAGCCACGTTTATAATCTCGCCCATTCACGTGGAATGAAGAATCCGGGGCCGTTCCGTTACGCGCTGTGACATACAAATCGGATTGGTTCaacacgttgatgtcgttgttcgaccCCGGGACACCGaaaaaagcatgccaaatccacaaatcatgTGACGCGGTGATTTCGAGCATAATAGTTGGACCGTTGTGGTCACCCCTTGTGTATTGCCCTCTCAAACGTCTAGGACATGCCGACCACTCGACATGTGTGCAatcgatgctaccaagcatcccAGGCATATGATGACGAAGCTCGTGGGCCTCGAAGATGCGTGCAACGTCGTGTGACGTCGGCCTGCGTAGGTACTCTCGGCTATACAACCGAATGATGGCGTCACAAAAATAATCAAGGGTCTCTCGTGCGGTTCTAGCTGCCATGCACAAAGACTCGTCATACTCGTCTGGTGCGTTACCCGTCGCGAGTTGCCTAACGGCGGATGTGCATTTTTGTATCGCCGTAAAACTTTTTCTTCCTCTTGCATCGTAACGTTCTTGGAAATACGGGAAGTTTGCTTCAATGTCGCGCACGATATCTAAAAACATGGTCTTGTCCATTCGAAACTTCTTTCGAAAGTAATCGTCTTCGTattttggttgttgaacgaaccAATCGTTCAAAAGAGTATCAAGACCAATTTCCCGATGCCGGTCCGTATACCGTCGAGTTTGAGGAGCACTAGAAGTTGCCGTATCTTCAAGAAAGTGTAACGCGTTAACAAAGAATTCCATAGAGCTATTGTTTGACTCGTCGGGAGAGTCGCTCGAATTATCCAAAATACCGGAAGCCATATTTTTTGGTGTTGGGTGTAagaaattagtgatgaaaaggttggggtgtttgaattttataaaaatgtagtgaAAATGAGAATAGTTGTGTGTtgtttaaagaagaaaagagtgtatatatataaagaaagaggtaaaagaaaaaaaaaaaaaaaggcaacgGTCACTTCCTCCGCTCCCCTCGCCACGTGGCAAGCCACCAGTGGCTCCTTTCCTGCGCGCGGGCCCCACGATCATTTCTCTCTCCTCGGGCTTCCTTCCCCGCTTTCTTCCTCCTCTTCCCCACCCCGACCCGCCGCCGCGAGGGGCCGGGGTTCACCGCGCCTCACACCAAAACGACTCCCACCCCCCTAAGCATGTGAACAGCTCATAACAACTTCATAAGTCAACAAAAAGTCTATACGAAGCCaatgtttaaaaagaaaaatctctTTACGGGGATTTAAATTTAAGGAAACAACCTCAAtacctaaaattttaaaataatttatagatttacctaagtttttttaaatttttacaaaatacttataaaaagcacaataattttaaaacatcacaaaaataactttaaaattatcgtaaagaacattgaaaatcgcataaatattttcaaaattgtaTAAATAACTTGATAATCGTATAAAGAACTTAAAATCTCATATAGAACTTCAGATTTTACAAAATATTTACgagatttataaaatatttatgcaattatgttaaatctttatgcgattttattaatttttcatgcaattttgggaatcttattgcgattttataaatctcattatatatataaatggtgtccatactatatatatatatatgtatatatatttacacatacgtataatatctatatctatattcataatacatatatatatataaacactaaGATTGAAAACGATACACAATACCAGcaactacaaatatgtaatgaaaacgatgattcgtatgtttgaaattttttttcgaAATACACAATAATTCAGTATGAAAACCACGACTTTAGGGTATTGAATATGTTATTAGTTGCTGTTTTTTTCAAGTATACATGTAGTTGgacattccatatatatatagttttgaaatcGATGATTCCTATGCACTAACATCTTTTGATCCTATTGAACTACGTCAAAATCGTTGATTTCTATGCACTAACATCTTTTGATCCTATTGAACTATGTCAAAGAACCATT
Coding sequences within:
- the LOC122591773 gene encoding protein ALP1-like — encoded protein: MASGILDNSSDSPDESNNSSMEFFVNALHFLEDTATSSAPQTRRYTDRHREIGLDTLLNDWFVQQPKYEDDYFRKKFRMDKTMFLDIVRDIEANFPYFQERYDARGRKSFTAIQKCTSAVRQLATGNAPDEYDESLCMAARTARETLDYFCDAIIRLYSREYLRRPTSHDVARIFEAHELRHHMPGMLGSIDCTHVEWSACPRRLRGQYTRGDHNGPTIMLEITASHDLWIWHAFFGVPGSNNDINVLNQSDLYVTARNGTAPDSSFHVNGRDYKRGYYLSDGIYNKWSTLVKAYPYPTDLKEKRFKKLQEVARKDVERAFGVLKGKWKILQRPLRPLTKDKIGKYVYTCIILHNMIIKRDGRAISPVHIMDPPVQPVFDESVCGVD
- the LOC122591770 gene encoding uncharacterized protein LOC122591770, with product MKEYIGNLPTPIAPEPKETLFVYLAASAECVSAVLVAEWERQQKPIYFVSRVLQGAEASYPELEKLALALVHAARRLQRYFQAHPIVVLSHKPIKQILLKPEKSGRVAKWAIELGEHDIEFRAQHAIKGQVLANFFNEVHEGKSSMTHSVSLEVVGNVENGAWKLYTEGAASSDGCGAGLMLISPEEKEFTYALRFEFEVTNNEAEYEALLAGLRIAKDMKIRNILVYVDSQLVACQVKGTYEAKQGTTKLYLQKVQELIEYFSHFGIEHIRRNQNKKADALSKLASLMFGHLGKQVLLEVLKERSIGERQVLDLVKEESTTWMTPIYEYLVSRILPADKDEARKIRVKAPQYKILDKKLYKKGFVTPWLRCVGPKQTEMIIREIHEGICGAHSGARSVVTKAMQLGYLWPTMHQDSTALLKNCEACQLRANVPRQPKNDMISVTAAWFGIPHTIISDNGPQFAKGIFPEFCKNLLIKQSFTSVYHPQGNGQVEVTNREIIKGVEKRLGRSHEGWIDELPLVLWSNRTTPKQSNGETPLSLAFGTEAVAPAEFQVFTYLMLNTEGNSKELSIDLDLLDERREIVAIREDAFKKKIEGYYNKRVNPTAFKTRDYVLRLNSASEKEYTGKLGLTWEGPYRVQTAFGNGAYKLETLERAPVDRTWNSSNLRKFHY
- the LOC122591771 gene encoding uncharacterized protein LOC122591771, which translates into the protein MVKKNKGRSLSGRRSALAISKGTTRHSSPVTNSKEGFYFPPLEKDKPSNDPLIIQAMILNIEVQRDYLDSGSECDVIFEHCFLKLPEALRARRTDPRGPLVGFFGEHAWPLGELDLDVTIKDGAYERTETLDLSIVRSPSPYNILLGRTVIQKMEMVPSVIHELVKF